In one Mycobacterium sp. NBC_00419 genomic region, the following are encoded:
- a CDS encoding type II toxin-antitoxin system Phd/YefM family antitoxin: protein MAETIGIGQLRADTRAYLHRVAGGDTLELVRRGRLTARIEPVPQYPASGPPPGGRSTAGVITVALSGFRSQASRYLDQVGSGCTVHVYHQGQPLAQIRAAAQ from the coding sequence ATGGCAGAGACAATCGGCATCGGTCAGCTCCGAGCGGATACCCGGGCGTATCTGCACCGCGTTGCCGGCGGGGACACGCTGGAGTTGGTCCGCCGTGGCCGACTGACCGCTCGGATTGAACCAGTCCCCCAGTATCCGGCGTCAGGACCGCCACCAGGTGGCCGCTCGACAGCAGGGGTGATCACGGTCGCCCTGTCGGGCTTCCGCTCGCAGGCGTCGCGCTACCTCGATCAGGTCGGGTCCGGCTGCACCGTGCATGTCTACCATCAGGGGCAACCATTGGCGCAGATTCGCGCGGCTGCCCAGTAG
- a CDS encoding TetR/AcrR family transcriptional regulator, with protein sequence MTDSPAPRAAASSRLQADAERERLLAAAMQVLERSGWWGFKVESVLKEADLSTRSFYRHFGKKADLLVALLEEQMADNAGWLRQHTDSVTTPYAKVFAYVAALLDMGYLEDKRRPTSLFGSHWRELIPDYPEELERCIEFVIAPLAEAITEGTASGDFDCDDPVADARAIYFLVASVTADQATLCPATPRDEIEHMLLPFIDRMIGPH encoded by the coding sequence GTGACGGACTCCCCAGCGCCCCGCGCGGCCGCAAGCAGCCGGCTGCAAGCCGACGCCGAACGCGAGCGGCTGCTGGCGGCCGCCATGCAGGTGCTCGAACGCAGCGGATGGTGGGGGTTCAAGGTCGAGAGCGTCCTCAAGGAGGCCGATCTCTCGACCCGGAGCTTCTATCGGCACTTCGGCAAGAAGGCCGATTTGTTGGTAGCACTGCTGGAAGAGCAGATGGCCGACAATGCCGGGTGGCTGCGTCAGCACACCGATTCGGTGACCACGCCGTACGCGAAAGTGTTCGCCTACGTCGCGGCACTGCTCGACATGGGCTACCTCGAGGACAAACGCAGGCCAACCTCGTTGTTCGGGTCGCATTGGCGCGAATTGATACCCGACTACCCCGAGGAACTCGAGCGTTGCATCGAGTTCGTGATCGCGCCACTGGCAGAGGCGATCACCGAGGGCACAGCATCAGGGGATTTCGACTGCGACGATCCCGTTGCGGACGCCCGCGCGATCTACTTCCTGGTCGCCAGTGTGACAGCCGATCAGGCGACGTTGTGCCCGGCTACGCCCCGCGACGAGATCGAACACATGTTGTTGCCGTTCATCGACAGGATGATTGGTCCGCACTAG
- a CDS encoding CAP domain-containing protein, whose protein sequence is MPVAQADNARLNKSVFANVVTLHQQAGCQSTVRINPKLRLAAQWQTEDVLNNHALDGDIGSDGSTAQDRARNAGYSGTVSETVAINPALAINNLEILNQWYYRADYYKIMTDCSNVDIGVWSENSFDRSVVVAVYGKGEDPSR, encoded by the coding sequence ATGCCGGTCGCACAGGCCGACAACGCCCGGTTGAACAAGAGTGTTTTCGCCAATGTGGTTACGCTGCATCAGCAGGCCGGCTGCCAGTCGACGGTCAGGATCAATCCCAAACTGCGGCTTGCTGCGCAGTGGCAGACCGAGGACGTGTTGAACAACCACGCCCTCGACGGCGATATCGGCTCCGACGGGTCGACTGCGCAGGACCGGGCCAGGAATGCCGGCTACAGCGGAACTGTGTCGGAGACGGTCGCTATCAATCCCGCCCTAGCGATCAACAATCTTGAGATCCTTAACCAGTGGTACTACCGGGCCGACTACTACAAGATCATGACCGACTGCAGCAATGTCGATATCGGAGTGTGGTCGGAGAACAGCTTCGACCGCAGCGTGGTGGTTGCAGTCTATGGAAAGGGTGAAGATCCTAGCCGCTGA